The segment CAAGCAGGCCAGTCTACACAACTCACATGGCGCACGGAGAACGCCACGGATGTTTCCATTGAAAGCATCGGCAAGGTGGATCCGAACGGCTCCAAGACCGTGAGCCCGGCCGATTCCACCACCTACAGGCTCATTGCCAAAGGCCCGGGAGGAACGCAGGATGCTACGGCGCGCGTCACCGTGGAAGCTATGTCAACCACTCCGGTCACGGAAAGCGAAGAGCAGATGTTCGCTCGCCTGGTGCAGGACGTATTTTTTGACTACGACAGTTTCGCCCTGCGCCCCGAAACGACGCAAAATCTCGCTTCGGCATCACAATTCCTGCAGCAACATCCCAACCTGAGGTTTACCATTGAGGGCCATTGCGATGAGCGCGGCTCAACTGAATACAACCTTGCGTTGGGCGACAGCCGGGCTGCCGCGGTTCGTGATCAGTTGACGCGCAACGGAGTGAGCGCAGACCGCATCAAGACTATTAGCTACGGCAAAGAGAAGCCCTTCTGCAGCGAATCGAACGAGCAATGCTGGCAGCAGAACCGCCGTGGCCACTTCGTGTTGCAAAAATAGAAGTTTAAACGGTGGGGCCCCCGGCTTTAGCCGGGGGTAAGGTTCGTAGAGTTTGGGCTTTAGCCCCGGGCCTCTTGATATGACACTGTTTACTAACCCTGACGACTCACTTGGGGTATTCATGAAACACGCTCTACAATAACTCTTGTAGTTATCCAAAGAGAGGACTATGAACAAACGAGTACTCTACCTTGCTGCTTTGCTGCTCGCATTCTCTTCGATTCCGGCGTTCGGCGTCAGCAAAGAGATTGTCGAGTTGCAGACGCAGGTGCAGAACCTGCAGGCTCAGATGACCCAGATGAAGCAATCGTTCGACGAGCACATGGGCGAGATGAAAAATCTGATCGAGCAGAGCACCGACAATGTCAACAAAATGTCCACGGCGGTGGATACCCTGCAGAAAAATCTGACACAGCAAAATACCGACAACGGCGGCAAATTGGACCAGGTTTCAGGGCAAGTCCAGGCATTGCACGATTCGCTCGATGAGCTTAAGGCGCGTGTGGCCAAGCTGAGCAAGCAGATTGACGATATGAACGCCACTCACCAGAACCTGCCAACTACTCCTACAACGCCCCAAGCCCAGGCCCCGCCGGCAGACGTGCTCTATAACAACGCTCTGCGCGATTACAACGCCGGCCGCTACGACCTGGCTTCACAAGAGTTCGCCGACTACATGAAGTTTTACAGTGACACTGAACTTGCGGGAAACGCACAGTTCTATGTTGCAGATATTGAATACCGCCAGGGAAACTACCAGCAGGCAGTCACGGACTACGACAAAGTGCTGGAGCAATACGCCGGCGGCAACAAGACCGCTGCTGCCCAACTCAAGAAGGGCTTCGCGCTGCTTGAACTTGGACAAAAGCAGGAAGGCATCAAGGAGCTGAATGCTCTCGTTCAGCGCTATCCGCGCTCGATTGAAGCCTCACAAGCTCGCGATCGCCTGCGTAAATTGGGGGCCGCGCCCGCGGCCTCCCGCAAGCCCAGCCCTTCGCGCGTCCGCTAAGATTTAGCTGTTTCTTCCTGCCTAAGTTGTTGTATTCTTTCCACCTTCGCCTTCCAAAAATTTAGGTTGCAAGATGGTCCTGAAATAGCGTTCTATTTGTGTCACAGAACTTAAAGTAGTTTCATAATGGGTTTGGATAGCAGAGAATCTGTTGGGCTTTAGAGACGATGTGAGAATTACCGTGGAAGAGCCGGCCTTCAGGCCGGCGTTGAGACGCAAACAGATGGGGGCTTTAGCCCCTGAGATTTCGACTCTTATTCATACCCAATTGTGAAACTGATCTAACACTGTGCATACGAGTGGTTTTGCTGTTCCATAAAAAAACAATGGTAGAACTTATCGTAATTTTCATCCTGTGGGTGATATCTGCTGCGGCTATAGCAGGTGGGCCTACCTCCAGCGCGAGCTTACAATTCCCAGTTCTTCTCATCTTTGCCGCTCTCTTTACGACAGCCTTGCGGCGATACCTGCTGGCAAGAAAAGAAGACGAACACTGGCGCGAGCTGCAGGCCCGCATGAAGGGGCTGGAGCTGAACCAGCAGCAGGTGCTGCGACGGCTGCATGAGCTGGAGCATCCCGCAGTGGTTGCAGCCAAAGAAGCCAAGTCGGCCCCGGCCGCCGCCACCGAAGCGGCCGTCACGCGCTTCATGCCAGAGGCAGAAAAGAGACCGGCTGCAGAGCCAAAGCCGGTTCCACCGGCTCCCTCGCCAATCGCACCCATCGCAATTCCTGGAGAGCCCCCGGCGCCAAAGGCAGCGCCGCCCTCGATCGCGGAGCCTTTCACGCCTAAGCCGGCAGCGCCGCCAACTCCTCCACCACCGGTGGCTCCGCCGCCATCAGTTCCGTCTACACCTTCAGTTTCCGCTATTCCAGCGGCACATCCGGCGGATGTACATCCGCCAACTCCGGCGCCTCCGCCGGCAGCAAAACCAGTCACACCGCCCGCGCCGCATGTTCCGCCGAGCGCCCCACTGCCGCCGCCACATGTGAGTGCGCCGTCATCTGCAGCTCGTGTCACGTCACCGGTTGGACAACCAGCAGGAATGCGGGCACCAACTGCGCCTTCATTCGCAGGATACGCTTCGGCGCCTCCGCCGAAGCCGAAGAGAAATCTGGAAGAGACGATTGGCACAAACTGGCTGGCCAAAATTTCTGTCGTAATGCTGGTCTTGGGAATTGCGCTCTTTCTATCTTATGAGTGGCATAACCTGTCGGCCAAAGAAAGAATTGCGCTAGGGATGCTGGCGGGAATAGGCATTCTGGTATTCGGTATTTTCCTGGAAAAACAGGAACGCTATGTCATTTTAGGAAGGGTCAGCATTGGCGGTGGCTGGGCAATCATATTCGTTACCACCTATGCCATGCGTTTTTTAAAAGGCGCCGAAGTCCTTCCATCAGATATCCTCGGGTTTGTCTTGCTCTTTCTCGTAGCCGTTGGCATGGTGGCTCACACCTTGCGCTATCAATCACAATTGGTTACGGGTGCCGCCTTTATTCTGGCCTACTCAACCGTATGGATTGGCCATAGCGATCAGGTCTACCCCCTCGTGGCCAATGCACTGCTCTCATTCGGACTCGTCGTACTAGTCTGCCGCTACAACTGGTTTGAGCTCGAAGTCCTGGGAATTTTAGCGGCCTATATTAATCACTTTTATTGGCTGCAACCTATCGTCGAGCGCGCAGGCCGTCATAAGCCGTTCGATCAATTCCCCGCCAGCGCAGGCATTCTGCTCGTCTATTGGGCAATCTTCCGTATTTCTTACCTGGTTCGTAAGGTAAAAACGGACCACGAAGAAAAAGTTTCTACACTAGCCGCATTGCTGAACAGCTTCGGCCTGTTGTATATGCTGAAGTACCAGTCGGTACATCCAGAATGGGAATTCGCATTCGTTCTAACATTCGGAGCGGTTGAATTCATACTGGGGCAACTGCTGCGCATACGCAAGCGCCGATTGGCCTTCGTAATGCTCTCCACCATTGGCGCAACCTTGCTGGTGGCGGCATTTTATATCCGTTATTCGCCAGAACCGACCCATCTTTCGGTGCTCTGGCTCCTGGAAGCTGAAGCCTTTTTCCTGGCTGGAATCTTCGCGCGTGAAGTTCTCTTCCGCTACTTCGGCATGCTGGCAGGCGTGGTCGCCACAATACAGATTCTGGCGACACAAGGGCTCAGCAGTCGCAACGATCTACCTCACGCCATGGTCTTCGGATTGGCTGCGGTGCTGTTCTACTTCAATTCGCTTGCTACCCCACGTTATTGGAAAAAACTGGTCACCTCGAATTTTGAACTGAGTTGCCTGCGAGCATTTTCTTATATTGCCGCGGTAATGGCATTTTCCGCAGTATGGGTAGGATTCGCCAACTCCTGGGTGCCGGTATTGTGGGCAGCCCTGGCTCTTATGCTCATCCTGGGTGGAGCATACCTGGGGAGCTGGGACCTCGGCTTCCAATCCTATGGCTTCGTCGCAGCCGCATTCGTCGGGGTGCTGGCTTACGATATTGACCTTCCGTACGCCCCGGCATCGCACTTCAATCTCCGCGCTCTGCGCTTTGTGCTGATAGCGCTTGCGTTTTACCTGTGCGCATGGAAGAACCACACCCTCGACCGGATGTGGGCCTCTGCCGCACGCGGAATTCACACCTCGCTGGCTTCCCTGCTGATCGCATTGCTCATCTGGATTGAATATCCCAACTCCTGGATGGCGGTCAGTTGGATGTTCTTCGCCCTGGCTCTGTCCGCGGTCGCTCGTTATGGAAAACTGCGTGAGTTCTCCGTGCAATCGGCTGTGCTGGCCGTCGCGGTGCTGTGCCGCTCCCTTTACTTCCATCTCGACCTGACCAAACCCATGCTTGGGCACTTAAGCGAGCGCCTGGTAACGCTTGGACTAGTCACGATTGGGTTTTACATCCTGGCGTGGTTGAGCCGCGATGAAGAGCGGAGTTTCTCCCGCTACTTTTCTTATTTCAACACCTGGGCGGCAGCCGGGCTGGTTTCTCTGCTCGTCTGGTATGAAGTTGCACCCTGGCCGGGTTGGATTGCGGTCTCGTGGATGATTGAGGCCTTACTGCTGGCAGCGGTCATGGACTACATGACGCGAAAGCAGAAGCCGGCAGCGCTGCAGTTCTCCTGGCAATCTTACCTGGTTACCCTGACCGCCTTTGTGCAAACTCTGTGGTTCAACTTTGACATGCCGCATGGCGAAGGCCTTCTGAATGTGCGCGTCGTGACGGTGTCGCTGGTCGCCGCCATGCTCTATGGCTGCGCGGCTTTGCGCTGGCAAAGAAAGACCACCGCCAATGCAATTGCAAGACAGACCCACAACTATGCTGCATCGTTCCTGTTGGTCCTTCTAGGTTGGGTGGAGTATCGCAACGCCTGGGTGGCGGCGATCTGGATCATCTTTGCCCTAGCTGCCGCCATCGTCGGACGCTATCTCAAATTGCGCGAGTTCTCCATCAAATCAGGATTGCTGGCGTTGGTAGCCGTTGGCCGAGTTGTGCTGGTGAACTTACAAGTGGATCAGACCTGGCACAACATGAGCTTGCGGCTGGTAACCGTCGGCATCGTAATTGCCGTGCTTTATGTCATGGCTCCGCTCAGCCGCCTGAAAGAATTCTCCATCACCAACCACCTCGCCAATCTCTATACATGGCTGGCTTCTGCGCTGGTTATGACGCTGGTTTGGTATGAGATGCAAGCCCATCAGGCCGTCAGCGTTGTGATTGTCTGGACCCTGTTTGCTCTGGTGTTGTTCGAAATTGGCATGAACCGGCCGTCGCTGCATCTCCGCCTGCAAAGTTATGTGGCGCTGGGCGCTAGTTTCGTAAGGATCTGGTTTGCCAACCTTAATGCCGTTGAAGTTCCCGGCCATTGGAACCCCAGGGTTTATACAGTTGTGCCTCTGGCGTTAGTGCTCTATTACGTTTCCTGGCGGCTGGAGAGTAGTGCCGAGACTGACGGGGAGTCCAGCACCGAGCGTGGACTCAGAATCTCCGCGCTCATCGGTTTCCTGGGATTGATTACGCTGGGCGCAATCATGCGCGTCGCCATGGATCAAGAGCAGGTTGTCATCGGCTGGTCGGTGCTTGCTTCTGCATTGATGGCGACAGCCTGGTTGAGAAAGCGTCTAA is part of the Terriglobales bacterium genome and harbors:
- the pal gene encoding peptidoglycan-associated lipoprotein Pal — protein: MKNRTRQFIVLTLLAALLLIAGCEKKSTAPPPPPPPPPPQPTASLSANPDSIQAGQSTQLTWRTENATDVSIESIGKVDPNGSKTVSPADSTTYRLIAKGPGGTQDATARVTVEAMSTTPVTESEEQMFARLVQDVFFDYDSFALRPETTQNLASASQFLQQHPNLRFTIEGHCDERGSTEYNLALGDSRAAAVRDQLTRNGVSADRIKTISYGKEKPFCSESNEQCWQQNRRGHFVLQK
- a CDS encoding tetratricopeptide repeat protein, which codes for MNKRVLYLAALLLAFSSIPAFGVSKEIVELQTQVQNLQAQMTQMKQSFDEHMGEMKNLIEQSTDNVNKMSTAVDTLQKNLTQQNTDNGGKLDQVSGQVQALHDSLDELKARVAKLSKQIDDMNATHQNLPTTPTTPQAQAPPADVLYNNALRDYNAGRYDLASQEFADYMKFYSDTELAGNAQFYVADIEYRQGNYQQAVTDYDKVLEQYAGGNKTAAAQLKKGFALLELGQKQEGIKELNALVQRYPRSIEASQARDRLRKLGAAPAASRKPSPSRVR
- a CDS encoding DUF2339 domain-containing protein, translated to MVELIVIFILWVISAAAIAGGPTSSASLQFPVLLIFAALFTTALRRYLLARKEDEHWRELQARMKGLELNQQQVLRRLHELEHPAVVAAKEAKSAPAAATEAAVTRFMPEAEKRPAAEPKPVPPAPSPIAPIAIPGEPPAPKAAPPSIAEPFTPKPAAPPTPPPPVAPPPSVPSTPSVSAIPAAHPADVHPPTPAPPPAAKPVTPPAPHVPPSAPLPPPHVSAPSSAARVTSPVGQPAGMRAPTAPSFAGYASAPPPKPKRNLEETIGTNWLAKISVVMLVLGIALFLSYEWHNLSAKERIALGMLAGIGILVFGIFLEKQERYVILGRVSIGGGWAIIFVTTYAMRFLKGAEVLPSDILGFVLLFLVAVGMVAHTLRYQSQLVTGAAFILAYSTVWIGHSDQVYPLVANALLSFGLVVLVCRYNWFELEVLGILAAYINHFYWLQPIVERAGRHKPFDQFPASAGILLVYWAIFRISYLVRKVKTDHEEKVSTLAALLNSFGLLYMLKYQSVHPEWEFAFVLTFGAVEFILGQLLRIRKRRLAFVMLSTIGATLLVAAFYIRYSPEPTHLSVLWLLEAEAFFLAGIFAREVLFRYFGMLAGVVATIQILATQGLSSRNDLPHAMVFGLAAVLFYFNSLATPRYWKKLVTSNFELSCLRAFSYIAAVMAFSAVWVGFANSWVPVLWAALALMLILGGAYLGSWDLGFQSYGFVAAAFVGVLAYDIDLPYAPASHFNLRALRFVLIALAFYLCAWKNHTLDRMWASAARGIHTSLASLLIALLIWIEYPNSWMAVSWMFFALALSAVARYGKLREFSVQSAVLAVAVLCRSLYFHLDLTKPMLGHLSERLVTLGLVTIGFYILAWLSRDEERSFSRYFSYFNTWAAAGLVSLLVWYEVAPWPGWIAVSWMIEALLLAAVMDYMTRKQKPAALQFSWQSYLVTLTAFVQTLWFNFDMPHGEGLLNVRVVTVSLVAAMLYGCAALRWQRKTTANAIARQTHNYAASFLLVLLGWVEYRNAWVAAIWIIFALAAAIVGRYLKLREFSIKSGLLALVAVGRVVLVNLQVDQTWHNMSLRLVTVGIVIAVLYVMAPLSRLKEFSITNHLANLYTWLASALVMTLVWYEMQAHQAVSVVIVWTLFALVLFEIGMNRPSLHLRLQSYVALGASFVRIWFANLNAVEVPGHWNPRVYTVVPLALVLYYVSWRLESSAETDGESSTERGLRISALIGFLGLITLGAIMRVAMDQEQVVIGWSVLASALMATAWLRKRLTFYYQALFATACVAFRAFSYNLWSGRPMQIDAMHRPAFCVGITIALLFLTLPFAFKMREWTSERSNRILRWIEENPHQVFFFVPLVLLTVLLGKELSHSMITIGWGLEGVAVFIFALVVGMRSYRLSGLGLLLLCIGKVLIVDVWGLELPYRALTLIVLAVILGAVSFLYSRYREIIREYL